In Pseudovibrio brasiliensis, the following are encoded in one genomic region:
- the adhE gene encoding bifunctional acetaldehyde-CoA/alcohol dehydrogenase, translating into MPVTNREELDALVARVKKAQQIYATYTQEQVDKIFRAAALAAADARIPLSRMAVEETGMGVMEDKVIKNQFASEYIYNKYKDEQTCGILSEDETFGTITIAEPTGIICGIVPTTNPTSTAIFKALISLKTRNGIIFSPHPRAKLATNEAARIVLEAAIKAGAPKDIIGWIDVPTVELSNALMTHEEINLILATGGPGMVKAAYSSGKPAIGVGAGNTPVVVDEFADVKRMVASVLMSKTFDNGVICASEQSVIVVEDIYEQVKERFSTHKGYILKGKELQAVKDVLLKNGALNAAIVGQPAPKIAEMAGVKVPADTKILIGEVTEASEAEAFAHEKLSPTLAMYKAKDFDAACDIAEKLVAMGGIGHTSVFYTDQDRCEDRVKEFGRRMKTARILVNSPASHGGIGDLYNFSLAPSLTLGCGSWGGNSISENVGPKHLINKKTVAKRAENMLWHKLPESIYFRRGCLPIALGDLEGKKRALIVTDGFLFKNGYTDETVRVLKSMGMETDVFYEVEADPTLSIVRKGAELCRTFKPDVIVALGGGSPMDAAKIMWVMYEHPEVDFADLALRFMDIRKRIYKFPKMGEKAMMVAIPTTSGTGSEVTPFAVVTDDETGVKYPIADYELTPNMAIVDANLVMNMPKSLTAFGGIDAITHATEAYVSVLANEYSDGQALQALKLLKENLVESYEKGAESPVAREKVHNGATIAGVAFANSFLGVCHSIAHKVGAAFHVPHGLANAMLISNVIRYNANDNPTKQTAFSQYDRPQAKCRYGDIADHLGLTTPGDDRDAKVEKLVAWVESVKKALEIPAGFKDLGITEEQFMAKLDEVAVEAFDDQCTGANPRYPLIDEIKQLLLNGYYGRVYVEGRAEDVVVLAEEKAKKASKAKA; encoded by the coding sequence ATGCCTGTCACTAATCGCGAAGAATTAGACGCCCTTGTTGCTCGGGTTAAAAAAGCACAACAAATCTACGCAACATACACTCAGGAACAGGTAGATAAGATCTTCCGCGCAGCTGCGCTGGCCGCTGCCGATGCCCGCATCCCGCTCTCCCGCATGGCGGTTGAAGAAACCGGTATGGGCGTCATGGAAGACAAGGTTATCAAAAACCAGTTCGCATCTGAGTACATCTACAACAAGTACAAGGATGAGCAGACCTGCGGTATCCTGTCTGAAGATGAAACTTTCGGAACAATCACCATTGCAGAACCGACAGGCATCATCTGCGGTATCGTTCCAACCACAAACCCAACTTCTACCGCGATCTTTAAAGCACTCATCTCTTTGAAGACCCGCAACGGTATTATCTTTAGCCCGCACCCACGCGCCAAGCTTGCAACCAATGAGGCCGCACGCATCGTCCTTGAGGCTGCAATCAAAGCAGGCGCTCCAAAAGACATCATTGGCTGGATTGACGTTCCAACTGTTGAACTCTCCAATGCCCTGATGACCCATGAAGAAATCAACCTCATCCTCGCGACCGGTGGTCCGGGTATGGTGAAGGCTGCTTATTCTTCCGGTAAGCCGGCAATCGGCGTGGGTGCGGGTAATACACCTGTGGTCGTAGACGAGTTTGCAGACGTAAAACGCATGGTCGCATCAGTGCTGATGTCTAAAACATTCGACAACGGCGTGATCTGTGCATCTGAACAGTCCGTCATTGTTGTAGAAGACATCTACGAACAGGTGAAAGAACGCTTCTCAACCCACAAAGGTTACATCCTGAAAGGCAAAGAGCTTCAGGCTGTGAAGGATGTTCTGCTGAAGAACGGTGCGCTCAACGCAGCAATCGTTGGTCAACCTGCTCCAAAAATCGCTGAAATGGCTGGCGTGAAAGTTCCTGCTGACACCAAGATCCTGATCGGTGAAGTGACAGAAGCAAGCGAAGCAGAAGCATTCGCCCACGAAAAACTGTCTCCAACTCTGGCAATGTACAAAGCCAAAGATTTTGATGCGGCTTGTGACATTGCTGAGAAGCTGGTCGCCATGGGCGGTATCGGTCACACCTCTGTATTCTATACAGATCAGGACCGCTGCGAAGATCGCGTCAAAGAGTTTGGCCGTCGCATGAAGACTGCGCGTATTCTGGTCAACTCTCCCGCATCTCACGGCGGTATCGGTGACCTTTACAACTTCTCTCTCGCACCATCTCTGACACTGGGCTGCGGCTCTTGGGGGGGTAACTCCATCAGTGAGAACGTTGGTCCGAAGCACCTGATCAATAAGAAGACCGTTGCGAAGCGAGCAGAAAACATGTTGTGGCACAAACTGCCTGAATCCATCTACTTCCGTCGCGGTTGTCTGCCAATCGCACTGGGTGACCTTGAAGGCAAAAAACGTGCGCTGATCGTAACCGACGGCTTCCTCTTCAAGAACGGCTACACTGATGAAACCGTTCGTGTTCTGAAGAGCATGGGTATGGAAACCGACGTCTTTTACGAAGTGGAAGCAGATCCAACCCTGTCTATCGTTCGCAAAGGCGCAGAACTGTGCCGGACCTTCAAACCAGACGTGATTGTTGCTCTGGGCGGTGGTTCTCCAATGGATGCAGCGAAGATCATGTGGGTCATGTACGAGCATCCTGAAGTAGACTTCGCTGATCTTGCACTGCGCTTCATGGACATCCGTAAGCGTATCTACAAGTTCCCGAAAATGGGTGAAAAGGCCATGATGGTCGCGATCCCAACCACGTCTGGTACTGGTTCTGAAGTTACCCCGTTCGCAGTGGTAACCGACGATGAAACCGGCGTGAAATACCCAATCGCGGACTATGAGCTGACACCAAACATGGCAATCGTTGATGCCAACCTTGTCATGAACATGCCAAAGTCTCTCACCGCATTTGGTGGTATCGACGCCATCACCCACGCAACAGAAGCTTACGTCTCTGTTCTGGCTAATGAATATTCTGACGGTCAGGCCTTGCAGGCTCTGAAGCTTCTGAAAGAGAACCTGGTTGAAAGCTATGAGAAGGGCGCAGAATCCCCGGTAGCTCGTGAGAAAGTTCACAACGGCGCAACAATCGCTGGTGTTGCCTTCGCGAACTCTTTCCTGGGTGTCTGCCACTCTATCGCTCACAAGGTAGGCGCTGCCTTCCACGTGCCGCATGGTCTGGCAAATGCGATGCTGATCTCTAACGTGATCCGCTACAACGCAAACGACAACCCAACCAAGCAGACTGCGTTCTCTCAGTACGACCGTCCGCAAGCGAAATGCCGCTACGGTGACATCGCAGACCACCTCGGTCTGACCACACCTGGCGACGATCGCGACGCAAAAGTTGAAAAGCTGGTGGCTTGGGTAGAAAGCGTCAAGAAAGCTCTTGAGATCCCAGCAGGCTTTAAAGATCTGGGCATCACTGAAGAGCAGTTCATGGCAAAGCTCGACGAAGTCGCAGTAGAAGCGTTTGATGATCAGTGCACCGGAGCAAACCCACGCTACCCACTGATCGATGAGATCAAACAACTCCTTCTCAATGGTTACTACGGTCGCGTCTATGTAGAGGGCCGCGCGGAGGATGTGGTTGTTCTTGCAGAGGAAAAAGCAAAGAAGGCCTCTAAAGCCAAAGCTTAA
- a CDS encoding thiol-disulfide oxidoreductase DCC family protein, which translates to MEIKQRQFSYRDDASIPPFPDQGPVSVMDASCGLCAKGAAWIARNDRNQEFRIIPLQSKLGEALASHYGLDPANPSSWLFLENGTAYTSLDAFVRVGERLGGVWKTLRILMILPKPLRDRMYSVVARNRYKFFGRTDLCSTQDPELRKRLLL; encoded by the coding sequence ATGGAAATAAAGCAGCGCCAGTTTTCTTACCGGGATGATGCAAGTATCCCGCCTTTCCCTGATCAAGGGCCCGTATCTGTTATGGATGCCAGCTGTGGCCTTTGCGCTAAAGGTGCTGCCTGGATAGCAAGGAACGACCGAAATCAGGAGTTCCGGATTATTCCGCTACAGTCCAAGTTGGGAGAAGCACTAGCATCACATTATGGGCTTGATCCGGCCAATCCGTCGTCGTGGCTATTTCTGGAAAATGGAACTGCTTACACATCACTTGATGCATTTGTCCGAGTTGGAGAACGCCTTGGAGGAGTATGGAAGACGCTCCGCATCCTGATGATCTTACCAAAGCCATTGCGGGACAGGATGTATAGCGTGGTTGCGCGCAATCGCTATAAATTTTTCGGCAGAACTGATCTGTGTTCTACGCAAGACCCGGAACTAAGAAAAAGGCTATTACTTTGA
- a CDS encoding SDR family oxidoreductase, producing MKILLLGGYGVFGGRLTELLLDIEDLEVVICGRNQKKAEEFCNTHSGNATLTPLGLDRAEIGAQLPVLQPDVVIDASGPFQAYGNDKYATIEACLSAKVNYLDFADAADFVFGVSKFDEQAKAAGIFVISGVSSFPVLTASVLRELSKSMEIQRVTGGIAPSPYAGVGLNVMRAVVGYAGSPITLFRDGKRHQATGLAETLRYTISVPGKLPLRNTHFSLVDVPDLQVLPPEHPTMQSIWMGAGPIPEILHRMLNWMAHARAALKLPSFEPLSPLFYWVLNLLKHGEHRGGMFIHVHGSADGKPTEKSWHMLAEGDDGPYIPSMAIEAVIRKMLAGDNPKIGARSATKELELNDYAKLFENRPITMGFRQSQDEKTPFRQVLGSAFDLLPTPLKAFHSVECEQTWQGRAEVRRGSGFFARLIGRLFGFPQATKSATVSVTQLPAEGGQEWIRTFDGKTFKSSLKAGSGKSSHLMVEQFGPVKVALALVLEDGKLRFIPRRWSLYSIPMPGFLLPRGNTVEEEKDGRFSFDVEISAPFVGHIVSYKGILEPLAQS from the coding sequence TTGAAAATTTTATTGCTGGGTGGCTACGGCGTGTTTGGTGGCCGCCTAACTGAGCTGCTCTTGGATATTGAAGATCTTGAAGTTGTCATTTGCGGTCGAAATCAAAAGAAAGCGGAAGAGTTTTGCAACACACACAGCGGTAATGCGACTCTTACGCCGTTAGGTTTGGATCGCGCTGAAATTGGGGCTCAGCTTCCGGTACTCCAGCCCGATGTTGTCATCGACGCTTCTGGTCCTTTTCAGGCCTATGGAAACGATAAGTATGCGACGATTGAAGCTTGTTTGTCGGCAAAAGTGAACTATCTCGACTTTGCAGATGCCGCAGACTTTGTTTTTGGTGTTTCCAAGTTTGATGAACAGGCGAAGGCTGCCGGGATCTTTGTGATTTCAGGAGTGAGCAGCTTTCCCGTGTTGACCGCCAGCGTTCTTCGGGAGCTCTCAAAGTCCATGGAGATCCAGAGAGTTACAGGTGGCATTGCACCTTCTCCATACGCAGGTGTTGGCCTCAATGTCATGCGCGCTGTAGTCGGGTATGCTGGGTCTCCCATCACGCTGTTTCGTGATGGCAAACGGCACCAGGCAACTGGCTTGGCAGAGACACTACGCTACACCATCTCCGTCCCAGGAAAGCTCCCTTTAAGAAACACTCATTTCTCGCTTGTGGATGTACCTGATCTTCAAGTGCTGCCACCTGAACATCCAACAATGCAGTCGATCTGGATGGGGGCTGGCCCAATCCCAGAGATTTTGCATAGAATGTTGAACTGGATGGCGCATGCACGGGCAGCTCTGAAACTTCCTTCATTTGAACCATTGTCACCGCTCTTTTACTGGGTTTTGAACTTACTCAAACACGGTGAACATCGGGGCGGCATGTTTATCCATGTACATGGCTCAGCGGATGGGAAGCCTACGGAAAAGTCGTGGCACATGCTCGCTGAGGGAGATGATGGCCCATATATTCCTTCCATGGCGATCGAAGCTGTCATTCGCAAAATGCTTGCTGGCGATAATCCCAAGATTGGTGCGAGATCAGCTACCAAAGAGCTGGAGCTGAATGACTACGCCAAGTTATTCGAGAATAGGCCGATAACCATGGGCTTTCGTCAGTCTCAGGACGAGAAGACGCCATTTAGGCAAGTCCTTGGCTCTGCGTTTGATCTTCTCCCCACTCCTCTCAAGGCGTTTCATAGCGTGGAGTGTGAGCAAACTTGGCAAGGGCGAGCTGAAGTTCGTCGGGGCAGTGGATTTTTTGCAAGATTGATTGGAAGGTTGTTCGGCTTTCCTCAAGCCACAAAGTCAGCAACAGTAAGCGTCACTCAGTTGCCAGCAGAAGGTGGGCAGGAGTGGATCAGAACTTTTGATGGGAAGACATTCAAGTCATCTCTAAAAGCTGGTTCAGGCAAAAGCAGTCATTTGATGGTTGAGCAGTTTGGACCAGTGAAAGTCGCTTTGGCACTTGTTTTGGAAGATGGAAAACTGCGCTTTATACCGCGTCGCTGGTCACTCTACTCAATCCCTATGCCGGGCTTCTTACTGCCACGTGGAAATACCGTTGAAGAAGAAAAAGATGGCCGTTTTTCTTTCGATGTAGAGATCTCAGCTCCATTTGTCGGTCATATCGTATCTTACAAAGGGATCTTGGAGCCTCTTGCGCAGAGCTGA
- a CDS encoding PLP-dependent aminotransferase family protein, producing MSYGQQTQRVMQAVRSKISSRALEPGEKLPSIRGFASTMNVSPSTVVEAYDRLAAEGIIFARKGSGFYVSPKTQPFTIAEIGPLLDREIDPFWVSRQSLDTGVDMLKPGCGWMPADWMPNASLRKAIRNLSKADDHLLSDYASTRGAANLRRLQARQFAAEGIEVDPNQILLTGSATQSIDLVCRLLLRPGDKVLVSDPCYFNFQAILKAHQAEIVSIPCTRTGVNFDEFEQAIIEHKPRFYISNSSLHNPTGVTLSPQSAHKILTIASRHDLILVEDDVFAEFLPETTPRLTALGGFDRVIRLGSFSKTLSASVRCGYIAARPDWVEALIDLQVATSFGGPSPIATELIHSCLSDGSYRKHMEALRRRLAKTRREVSANLAELGIQTWLMPEGGFYLWCSLPEGIDSADLARAALQENMVLAPGDVFSPTQSMGQFMRFNVSQMGNPITYEILADVMCNL from the coding sequence ATGAGTTATGGGCAGCAAACACAACGCGTGATGCAGGCGGTGCGCAGCAAGATCAGCAGTCGTGCTCTGGAGCCGGGCGAGAAACTGCCCAGTATCCGCGGCTTCGCCTCGACCATGAATGTCTCCCCTTCGACGGTGGTGGAAGCGTATGACCGACTTGCGGCAGAAGGCATCATCTTCGCGCGCAAAGGTTCCGGTTTTTATGTTTCACCCAAAACGCAGCCCTTTACGATTGCCGAGATCGGGCCGCTTCTGGATCGTGAAATCGATCCTTTCTGGGTTTCCCGGCAATCACTGGATACTGGCGTGGATATGCTGAAGCCCGGATGCGGCTGGATGCCTGCTGACTGGATGCCCAATGCCTCGCTACGCAAAGCTATCCGTAATCTGAGCAAGGCGGATGATCATCTGCTTTCAGATTATGCCAGCACGCGCGGAGCAGCTAACCTACGCCGCCTGCAAGCCCGACAGTTTGCAGCTGAAGGGATTGAGGTTGATCCCAACCAGATTTTGCTGACAGGCTCTGCGACCCAGTCTATCGATCTGGTGTGCCGCCTGCTGCTGCGCCCCGGAGACAAGGTGCTGGTGAGTGATCCGTGTTACTTCAATTTTCAGGCTATCCTTAAGGCACATCAGGCTGAGATTGTGAGCATTCCCTGCACCAGAACAGGCGTGAACTTTGACGAGTTTGAGCAAGCAATCATCGAACATAAGCCACGGTTTTATATCTCCAACTCGTCCCTGCACAACCCAACGGGCGTTACCCTTTCTCCGCAGTCTGCGCATAAGATCCTGACGATTGCCTCTCGGCATGATCTCATCCTTGTTGAAGATGATGTGTTTGCTGAGTTTTTGCCAGAGACCACACCTCGCCTGACAGCTCTTGGCGGGTTTGATCGCGTCATTCGTCTCGGCAGCTTCTCCAAAACACTCTCTGCCTCAGTGCGTTGTGGTTACATCGCAGCAAGGCCTGACTGGGTTGAGGCGCTGATTGATCTGCAGGTCGCGACAAGCTTCGGCGGCCCAAGCCCGATCGCGACTGAACTCATTCATTCCTGCCTGAGTGATGGTTCTTATCGCAAGCACATGGAAGCTCTTCGCCGCCGCCTTGCCAAAACACGGCGCGAGGTTTCCGCCAACCTTGCCGAGTTGGGTATTCAGACCTGGCTGATGCCCGAGGGAGGTTTTTACCTTTGGTGCTCTCTGCCCGAAGGCATTGATTCAGCTGACCTTGCCCGCGCAGCCTTGCAGGAAAACATGGTACTCGCCCCCGGCGACGTCTTCAGCCCAACCCAATCCATGGGCCAGTTCATGCGCTTCAACGTCAGCCAAATGGGCAACCCCATCACCTACGAAATCCTCGCGGATGTGATGTGTAATCTTTGA
- a CDS encoding DMT family transporter, translating to MQVSLAQRSSAGWGNGLLGVIIFSGSLPATRVAVGGFEPFFLTSTRAVIAALLATAFLGLMRQPLPKRQDLTSLAVVALGVVIGFPLLSSLALQQMTAAQSLVLMGLLPLSTAIFAVVRGGERPKPLFWVFSGVGSLAVATFALSQNGEGSLLGSLYMFGAIMVCGLGYAEGATLSRKLGGWQVISWALVLALPVMLIASITSLPAEFPPITSKAWVGLAYVSVFSMLVGFIFWYRGLAIGGAAGVGQLMLLQPFFGLMLAALLLQESISSMMIAATVVVVGCVVGAKKYV from the coding sequence ATGCAAGTATCACTGGCACAGCGCAGCTCCGCCGGGTGGGGCAACGGCCTGCTCGGCGTTATCATTTTCAGCGGTTCACTGCCCGCAACACGCGTTGCAGTTGGTGGTTTTGAGCCATTTTTCCTGACCAGCACACGTGCCGTCATCGCAGCGCTTCTTGCAACCGCCTTTCTGGGGTTGATGCGCCAACCACTCCCAAAACGGCAGGATCTCACATCCCTGGCTGTTGTGGCACTTGGTGTGGTGATCGGCTTTCCACTGCTGTCGTCACTGGCTCTACAGCAAATGACAGCAGCACAGTCACTCGTCCTGATGGGCCTTCTGCCACTCTCAACCGCAATCTTCGCAGTGGTGCGGGGAGGGGAGCGACCAAAGCCGCTGTTCTGGGTGTTCTCTGGTGTGGGCAGCCTTGCAGTCGCCACCTTCGCCCTTTCGCAAAATGGTGAGGGTTCCCTGCTGGGCTCGCTCTACATGTTCGGCGCGATCATGGTGTGCGGACTAGGCTATGCAGAAGGCGCAACGCTCTCCAGAAAACTGGGCGGATGGCAGGTTATCTCCTGGGCGCTCGTGCTGGCCCTGCCGGTGATGCTGATCGCATCCATCACAAGCCTACCTGCAGAGTTTCCGCCAATCACCTCTAAAGCATGGGTCGGACTGGCCTACGTCTCCGTGTTTTCCATGCTGGTGGGCTTCATCTTCTGGTATCGCGGGCTGGCCATTGGAGGCGCCGCTGGTGTCGGCCAACTTATGCTCCTGCAACCCTTCTTTGGCCTCATGCTCGCTGCTCTCCTGCTTCAGGAAAGCATCTCCTCCATGATGATCGCAGCCACAGTCGTTGTCGTGGGATGCGTTGTCGGCGCCAAGAAGTATGTGTGA
- a CDS encoding succinylglutamate desuccinylase/aspartoacylase family protein: MKTTNDIIDGVSVIEKLSVDELGAGKHRFFFKATTDSLGNYHRVPVIVIKGSEPGKKLFIQSTLHGDEVQGVDVIHKLLPHLDPAMLKGTVIMVPGANPPGMQLASRYYPSQNETQTFTNLNRMMPGDATSSNAGSRFAYALWHNLYMDNADIFLDLHTDSTGTAFPFFMFADFRSADVCRLAALQPADQILEDDGIDGSVETELVRAGIPSLTVELGCANVFDPDMTRRGVQGILNTMVDYKMIAGKVDLLGIETYVGNEEVSVTADQGGFARVLVKLNQDVTKGQPVATMTNAFGDVVAEYSAPCDGRVLSVCTTPLREPGATIMQVLRRI, encoded by the coding sequence ATGAAAACAACAAATGATATCATTGATGGTGTATCGGTAATCGAGAAGCTCAGTGTTGATGAGCTTGGGGCTGGCAAGCACCGTTTTTTCTTTAAAGCGACCACCGACTCCCTGGGCAATTACCACCGTGTGCCGGTGATTGTGATTAAAGGGTCTGAGCCGGGGAAAAAGCTTTTCATTCAGTCGACGCTGCATGGGGATGAGGTTCAGGGTGTTGACGTGATCCACAAGCTGCTGCCGCATCTTGATCCAGCGATGCTGAAGGGCACAGTCATTATGGTGCCGGGAGCGAACCCTCCGGGTATGCAGCTGGCTTCCCGCTACTATCCTTCCCAGAACGAGACGCAGACGTTTACGAACCTCAACCGGATGATGCCTGGCGATGCGACAAGCTCCAATGCGGGCAGCCGTTTTGCGTATGCGCTGTGGCATAATCTTTACATGGACAATGCGGATATCTTTCTGGATCTGCACACGGATTCCACCGGAACGGCCTTTCCATTCTTCATGTTCGCTGACTTCCGCAGTGCAGATGTGTGCCGTCTGGCAGCGCTTCAACCAGCAGACCAGATTTTGGAAGATGATGGCATCGACGGTTCGGTTGAAACTGAGCTGGTTCGTGCTGGCATTCCATCGCTCACGGTCGAGCTGGGCTGCGCCAATGTGTTTGATCCGGACATGACCCGCCGCGGTGTACAGGGCATCCTGAACACCATGGTGGACTACAAGATGATTGCAGGCAAAGTCGACTTGCTCGGCATCGAGACTTATGTGGGCAATGAAGAGGTGTCTGTCACCGCAGATCAGGGTGGTTTTGCGCGAGTTCTGGTTAAGCTCAATCAGGATGTGACCAAGGGCCAGCCTGTCGCCACCATGACCAATGCCTTCGGTGATGTTGTGGCAGAGTACTCAGCACCTTGTGATGGCCGCGTGCTTTCCGTATGCACCACGCCATTGCGTGAGCCGGGTGCAACCATTATGCAGGTACTGCGCCGCATTTAA
- a CDS encoding class I SAM-dependent methyltransferase, which yields MTITSEHAFSGLQKIYDQARPRYPQKALERIVDLLAASRGAEQGSLLDVGCGTGILTRQLLELAPQNKFTGCDVNEDMLSQAREQDADCTISWHQSHAEQLPFQDNAFHLITVAQAVQWFDRPRFYEEAQRLLIKGGHLVIIENNRQLQGSAFMDAYETLIEAHNSTYSRDYRKFDYAQEMAQAGFADTQIQSFPWSRTLSHDEFVEMAKSSSKVQAAIKASNGAFLKELNIILQDHWAEGEPVVIEYATKVFSGRG from the coding sequence ATGACGATTACCAGTGAACACGCATTTTCGGGCTTGCAGAAGATTTACGATCAAGCCCGTCCACGCTACCCGCAAAAGGCGTTGGAGCGGATTGTTGATCTGCTGGCAGCGTCCAGAGGGGCAGAGCAAGGGAGCTTGCTGGATGTTGGCTGCGGTACTGGCATCTTAACCCGCCAACTTCTGGAACTCGCCCCGCAAAACAAATTCACCGGCTGCGATGTGAATGAAGACATGCTCTCTCAGGCAAGAGAGCAGGATGCTGACTGCACAATCTCTTGGCATCAATCCCATGCAGAACAACTGCCGTTTCAAGACAATGCCTTCCACCTGATCACCGTCGCGCAAGCGGTTCAATGGTTTGATCGGCCAAGATTTTATGAGGAAGCACAGCGCCTTCTCATCAAAGGCGGACACCTCGTCATCATCGAAAACAACCGTCAGCTGCAAGGCAGTGCGTTCATGGATGCCTACGAAACACTGATCGAGGCGCACAACAGCACGTACTCCAGAGACTACCGCAAGTTCGACTATGCTCAGGAAATGGCACAGGCAGGCTTCGCAGACACACAGATCCAAAGCTTCCCTTGGTCCCGCACGCTCTCCCATGATGAGTTCGTCGAAATGGCCAAGAGCTCCTCAAAGGTGCAAGCTGCGATCAAAGCAAGCAATGGGGCCTTCCTGAAAGAGCTCAACATCATCCTGCAAGATCATTGGGCGGAGGGAGAGCCAGTTGTAATCGAATACGCAACAAAGGTCTTCAGCGGACGGGGCTGA